Proteins from one Podospora pseudocomata strain CBS 415.72m chromosome 4, whole genome shotgun sequence genomic window:
- a CDS encoding hypothetical protein (EggNog:ENOG503NXKX; COG:P): protein MAPTSGTPAPALPTETATTSFLLANLHCPTCVSTIKTVLQEYGSNIVKWVSPNIVTSVVTVEHSPAASLQHMHKLLEENGFEVCGVTTSSGSISNLDMGMEMGDLNPYGEGSSSQNEPSGSALTRWMNPFRPLASKPEKVKAHLQNCAHCQNSKEHELEEMHHIESLVPVQTNTNPTSLSVIQEKDPHTFVAIESADALSPQPIWRATLAVGGMTCGACVNMISEGLKQYDWISKTTVNLLNNSAIVDLTEPNRTDNLVRVIEELGYEATLSQVVVVQPKKRKNKSDTWQATVAIGGMTCASCTNGITEGLKKLDWIDDVAVNLLSNSATVKFHGQHNASRIVEAIEELGFDAVADSVISLGEKETEDNERAVEIRIDGLHCDLCPARVVNCLGGFRRQLEINNPPTRSRPVIRVTYVPDAPFFTVRQILAAIDASDPGFRASIYHPPTLEERSKLIQRKHQRAILYRVIFTGLVCIPTFVIGIVYMMLIPHEKAHTLMKPWTSGINRAQIALFILATPVYFGAADVFHRSAVKEIATLWRRGSRVPILKRFYKFGSMNTLMSLGTSVAYFASVAQMIAAAASRATETHDGNFYYDTVVFLTFFLLLGRYIESYSKKRTGDAVELLGRLRPTTAILVSGFGSEKEGDEVVKADLLDFGDVVRVPHGASPPSDGVVIGGESSFDESSLTGESRLVKKGAGDRVFSGTVNKGSSILVRITGVAGKSLLDQIVNVVREGQTKQAKIERVADYLTSYFVPAITAFAILTWVVWFSLGYGGRLPEHFLSKTTGGWIAFSLQFAIAVFVVACPCGLGLAAPTAIFVGSGLAANHGILAKGGGEAFEKASRIDCVVFDKTGTLTTGGEPKITDAEIHGEGTPEESTFLAALKGVEENSSHPIAKAIITFCTINKELPQVTANNLQELPGKGMKAMCQAATPEASFELIVGNEALMKDFGVVISPETSQSLERWKTEAKSIALAATKLPSSGWTLAAALSISDPVRPEAKAVIAALQESGTRVWMLSGDNPTTATAVARQLGIPADQVIAGVLPAGKADQIKYLQSTVKARRGTNSESSTERAMIAMVGDGINDSPALATADVGIAIGSGSDVAISSADFVLVKSDLKTVVTLLDLSRVVFRRIKFNFGWAIVYNTVMIPVAAGVFYPIVSQGKHVSLDPAWAALAMALSSISVVLSSLALRWRWLGFKERRFVVGE from the coding sequence ATGGCACCCACCAGCGGCACGCCTGCGCCCGCCTTGCCGACTGAGACTGCCACGACCTCGTTCCTCCTCGCAAACCTGCACTGTCCCACCTGTGTCTCGACTATAAAGACTGTCTTACAAGAGTATGGCAGCAACATCGTCAAATGGGTTTCACCGAACATCGTTACGTCCGTGGTCACTGTTGAGCACAGTCCAGCCGCCTCCCTCCAGCACATGCATAAGCTGCTCGAGGAGAACGGCTTCGAGGTATGCGGTGTCACAACATCGTCTGGTAGCATCTCGAACCTCGACATGGGCATGGAAATGGGAGACCTCAACCCCTACGGAGAGGGAAGCTCCTCTCAGAATGAGCCGTCCGGTTCCGCACTGACCCGATGGATGAACCCTTTTCGACCCCTTGCCTCGAAACCCGAGAAAGTAAAGGCCCATCTTCAAAACTGCGCGCACTGCCAAAACTCGAAGGAGCATGAACTGGAAGAAATGCACCATATCGAGAGCCTTGTTCCCGTGCAGACAAACACGAATCCTACCAGCTTGTCTGTCATCCAGGAAAAGGATCCACACACCTTTGTCGCGATCGAAAGTGCCGACGCCTTGTCACCACAGCCAATATGGAGAGCCACCCTTGCCGTTGGAGGGATGACCTGTGGAGCTTGCGTCAACATGATATCGGAAGGGCTGAAGCAATACGACTGGATCTCCAAGACCACTGTCAAtcttctcaacaacagcgCCATTGTTGATTTGACAGAACCAAATCGAACAGACAACCTGGTACGAGTTATCGAAGAACTGGGATACGAGGCCACACTCAGCCAAGTAGTTGTTGTCCAACCAAAGAAGCGGAAAAACAAGTCGGACACATGGCAAGCTACAGTGGCCATCGGCGGGATGACTtgtgcatcctgcaccaACGGGATCACGGAGGgcttgaagaagctggattGGATCGATGATGTTGCGGTCAACCTGCTCTCCAACAGCGCCACGGTTAAGTTCCATGGTCAGCACAACGCGTCGAGGATCGTTGAGGCTATCGAAGAGCTAGGGTTTGACGCAGTTGCTGACAGCGTGATCAGCTTGGGTGAGAAGGAGACAGAAGACAACGAAAGAGCGGTGGAGATCAGGATAGATGGTTTACATTGCGATCTTTGTCCAGCACGGGTGGTAAACTGTCTTGGTGGATTTCGACGTCAGCTTGagatcaacaacccccccactcGTTCTCGGCCTGTCATTAGGGTCACCTACGTCCCTGACGCCCCTTTTTTCACAGTCCGACAAATCCTTGCGGCCATCGACGCCAGCGACCCCGGCTTCAGGGCATCCATTTACCATCCTCCCACCTTGGAAGAAAGATCCAAGCTCATCCAACGAAAGCACCAGAGGGCCATCTTATACCGGGTGATCTTCACCGGCCTCGTCTGCATCCCCACCTTTGTCATTGGCATCGTCTACATGATGCTGATTCCCCACGAAAAGGCGCACACTCTCATGAAACCGTGGACCTCCGGTATCAACCGGGCCCAAATCGCgctcttcatcctcgccaccccAGTCTACTTTGGCGCCGCCGATGTCTTCCACAGGAGCGCCGTCAAGGAAATCGCCACGCTATGGCGCCGCGGCAGCAGAGTGCCGATTCTGAAGCGCTTCTACAAATTTGGCAGCATGAATACGCTCATGTCGCTTGGCACGTCGGTGGCCTACTTTGCGTCGGTTGCTCAGAtgattgctgctgccgcAAGCCGTGCTACCGAGACGCATGATGGGAACTTTTACTATGATACTGTGGTGTTTTTGACtttcttcttgctgctggggaggtACATTGAGAGTTATAGCAAGAAGAGGACGGGAGACGCGGTGGAGCTACTGGGGAGGCTGAGGCCTACTACGGCGATATTAGTCAGCGGGTTTGGGTccgagaaggaaggggatgaggttgtcaaggcgGATTTGCTTGactttggggatgtggtcaGGGTGCCACATGGGGCGTCCCCGCCGAGCGATGGCGTGGTGATTGGTGGGGAGAGTAGCTTTGATGAGTCGAGTTTGACGGGGGAGTCGAggctggtgaagaagggggcgggggatcGGGTCTTTTCGGGGACGGTCAATAAGGGGTCGTCGATTCTGGTGAGGATTACAGGGGTGGCGGGCAAGTCGTTGCTGGATCAGATTGTCAatgtggtgagggaggggcagacgaagcaggccaagattgagAGAGTGGCGGATTATCTGACTTCGTACTTCGTGCCCGCCATCACGGCTTTTGCGATTTTGACGTGGGTTGTCTGGTTTTCGTTGGGGTATGGGGGTAGGCTGCCGGAGCACTTTCTGAGCAAGACTACAGGAGGGTGGATTGCGTTCAGCCTCCAGTTTGCAATTGCCGTGTTTGTGGTGGCTTGTCCTTGTGGTCTTGGGCTTGCGGCTCCGACGGCAATTTTCGTTGGGAGTGGATTGGCGGCGAATCATGGCATTTTGGCcaagggaggtggtgaggcttTTGAGAAGGCGAGTCGGATCGACTGTGTGGTCTTTGACAAGACGGGAACCTTGACGACGGGAGGGGAGCCCAAGATTACTGACGCTGAGATCCACGGTGAGGGAACACCGGAGGAGAGTACCTTTTTGGCTGCTTTGAAGGGTGTCGAGGAGAATAGCAGCCATCCGATTGCCAAGGCGATTATCACATTCTgcaccatcaacaaggaGCTGCCCCAGGTCACAGCCAACAATCTACAGGAGCTTCCTGGGAAGGGCATGAAGGCGATGTGCCAGGCTGCTACTCCTGAGGCTTCATTTGAGCTGATCGTTGGCAACGAGGCTCTGATGAAGGACTTTGGTGTCGTGATCTCACCCGAAACTTCACAGAGTCTTGAGAGGTGGAAGACGGAGGCCAAGTCTATCGCTCTGGCTGCCACCAAGTTGCCCTCTTCCGGTTGGACACTCGCTGCCGCTCTCTCCATCTCGGATCCCGTTCGCCCGGAAGCCAAGGCTGTCATCGCCGCTCTTCAAGAGTCTGGCACACGCGTCTGGATGCTGTCCGGTGACAATCctaccaccgccaccgccgtaGCCCGACAACTCGGGATCCCCGCAGACCAAGTCATCGCCGGCGTCCTCCCAGCGGGAAAAGCCGACCAGATCAAGTACCTCCAGTCCACCGTCAAGGCCCGCAGGGGTACAAACTCCGAGTCCTCCACTGAACGCGCCATGATCGCCATGGTAGGAGATGGCATCAACGACAGCCCCGCCCTCGCCACAGCCGACGTGGGCATCGCCATCGGCTCAGGCTCAGACGTAGCCATCAGCAGCGCCGACTTTGTGCTTGTCAAGTCGGACCTCAAGACGGTGGTGACGCTGCTGGATCtgtcgagggtggtgtttagGAGGATCAAGTTCAATTTTGGGTGGGCGATTGTGTACAACACGGTCATGATCccggtggcggcgggggtgtttTATCCGATTGTGAGCCAGGGGAAGCATGTTAGTCTGGACCCTGCGTGGGCGGCGTTGGCGATGGCGTTGAGTAGTATTAGTGTCGTGTTGAGTTCTTTGGcgttgaggtggaggtggttggggtttAAAGAGAGGaggtttgttgttggggagtaG